The stretch of DNA TAAAAATGGAGGGATTAGGTTTGTTCAAATGTCCATGTTATAACAGTCTGACGCACTATACTACACTTCACATTTGAACCATGTTGGCTGTTCAATTGTAAACATACAATTTCGTTCATTGCATGTTTGAAGTAGGATGACAGAACAAAGGCTTACAAGAGGATGGTTGATGTCAGTAGGAGAATTGATGACTACCGGCAGCATCCACAGTTCAGTGTTCTTGCAAGTTCACTTGTGTCAAGCCGAGTTTCAGAATGCCTGAAGTCATCCAAGGCAAGAAATCTAGTgttgtcttcttttttttattgcaTGTATGTCATCCTGATCTGTTAGATCTGCTAAATTCTTAGACAAATACTGTGTTTAAATGCAAACAATTCGACCATACTTTCTATTCTGTCCAAACCCATTTAAATTACTCTAATCTAGCTGTTGTCGATGAAACATTATATTTAACAATTCTAGGTTGATTGGGTCATCAGACAAATGTAAGGTGCTTTTATTTGAAGAAGCTTTTGTTTATTGTGTTCAACACACTCATATGACCTACGCAGCTAAGCCTGTTTAGTGGAACTTAACCTGACCGCAAAAGAGAATGTCAGCCTTCTTTAAATGCATCTTACAGGATACACCGTAAAAATCATGAACATGCTCAATACTTGTCCAATGATTATCAGAGGAATATCTGTGTCTGACAAATATCGAAGGAAGATCAATATGTTATGTGTTGTTAAGTTTCACGCATCATATTCATGTATCCCCACACAAATTCAATCCAATTGCACTGTAGGAACTTAAACcttcattttgttgaaacttattATCATTATCTTCATAGCTTTAGCCCAAATTCTTATGAAACTTACTTCGGAATGAGGGAAAATGAAAACAATTTTGTTAAGTGCCTATTAACAATAAGTTCTAAGATTTTATTACAACTGTGGTACTGGCAAAAATTTTTAGCTTAATTCAttgacattttttttctttcagttATACTCTAGAAAGACAGAGGGGGAGACAACCACAGATACGTACGGAATGAAATGGCTAAAGGATGCTGTTCTCAGCAAAAGATCAGATAATGCTTTTCGAAGTATTATGGTTGGGGACCCAAAAATTAGGTTATGGGAAATTGGCATTCCTGAAGGTTTAGCTTCAAATTTGGTTGTTTCTGAGCATGTTAGTTCTTATAATTTAGAAAATATGAATTTGAAGTGCAACCTGCACCTTCTAGCTAAGGAAGAACTGTTTATTCGCCGAAATGGGAAGCTAATGTTTATTCGGAAGGCAAACCAGCTAGAAGTTGGCGACATTGCCTATAGACCATTGCAAGATGGCGATCTTATTCTCATCAACAGGCCTCCTTCAGTTCATCAACATTCACTGATTGCATTATCTACAAAAATTCTTCCAATTCAGTCTGTTGTATCAATCAATCCACTATGCTGTACGCCTTTTTTGGGAGACTTTGATGGGGATTGTTTGCATGGATATATCCCACAATCTATACAATCAAGAATTGAGCTTGGAGAGCTGGTAAGCTTACACCAGCAGCTGTTGAATATGCAAGATGGTCGAAGTTTGGTGTCACTAACACATGACTCTCTTGCTGCTGCACATTTGTTAACAAGTACAGATGTTTTTCTGAAGAAATCTGAATTACAGCAGCTTCAAATGCTATGCCTTTCAGTATCAAAAACACCAGCACCAGCAGTAGTTAAATCTATGGACTTTCAAGGTTCTCTGTGGACGGGTAAACAATTGTTCAGCATGCTTCTTCCTTCAGGCATGAATTTCAGTTGTGATAGGAAATTGCACATAATAGACAGTGAAGTTCTTACATGCTCTTCAGGGTCCTCTTGGTTACAAAATAGCACATCTGGTCTCTTTTCTGTCATGTTCAAACAGTATGGTCACAAGGCACTTGACTTCCTCTCTTCTGCCCAAGAAGTACTATGTGAGTTCTTAACGATGAGAGGTTTAAGCGTCTCTCTTTCAGATCTCTATATGTTCTCAGATCATTACTCAAGGAGAAAGCTGACTGAGGGAGTCAAACTGGCTTTGGATGAagctgaagaagctttccaaatcAAGCAAATATTGCTAGATCCAATCAACATACCTGTTCTAAAGTGTCATGATGAAACTGAAGATGTAACTTACAGACAATCTGATTATATTCAGAACAATCTATCAATTGTCAGATCTTCAATCATGGCATTTAAAGATGTCTTCAGTGATCTCCTAAAAATGGTGCAACAACAAGTTAGCAACGATAActcgatgatggtgatgattaATGCGGGAAGCAAGGGTAGCATGTTGAAATATGCGCAGCAAACTGCATGTGTTGGTCTTCAACTTCCAGCAAGCAAATTTCCCTTCAGAATTCCTTCCCAACTCTCATGTACTAGCTGGAATATGCAGAAGTCATTAAATTGTGAAGCTGAGGGTACCAATGGACGTGTGGGTGGTCAAAACCTTTATGCTGTAATCAGGCATTCCTTCATTGAGGGTTTAAATCCATTGGAGTGTCTTCTGCATGCTATATCTGGCAGGGCAAACTTCTTCAGTGAGCATGCTGATGTGCCTGGGACACTAACGAGAAAATTAATGTATCACTTGAGAGATCTACATGTTGCTTATGATGGAACTGTTAGAAGTTCTTACGGGCAGCACATAACACAATTCTCTTATGATACTGCTGATGATATGTATTGTAATCGTGACCGGATAGATGAAATCGGTGCCCCTGTTGGTTCTTGGGCCGCTAGTTCGGTTTCAGAAGCTGCATATGGAGCTTTGGATCACCCAGTTAATGGTTTAGAGGACTCCCCTCTAATGAATCTACAAGTAACATTCTTCTATCTGTTTGTCAATGTCTATACTTATTGTGTGGCCACTGCCCTTTGTAATTTGTTCCCCTAGCAATATGTTTTATTTTGCTGTGCAGGAAGTATTTAAGTGTCACAAGGCTACAAATTCTGGTGATCATGCTGGTTTACTTTTCCTGTCAAAGCATTTGAAGAAGTATAGATACGGTCTGGAATATGCATCCCTAGAAGTTAAAAACCATCTTGAGCGAGTAAACTTCTCTGATTTGGTTGAAACCGTCATGATTATGTAAGTTCACTAAAATATTGTTTTTTTCTGCCATCTTACCTTTTAATATCGTGCACTTGAACAATATTAGCTGCATTTTTTTCTAGATATGATGGATGTGAAACAACAAGAAAAGGAGGACCTTGGACCACCCATTTCCATATAAGCAAGGTTATGTTCTGTTTTAAGTAAATGAacaatattttttgttttttttttgcgtgcaTTAAGTTGGTATATAACTATCTGTTTCATTGTGTGCATATTTAcaggaaatgatgaagaagaaaaggTTAGGATTGGGATTTGTTGTAGAAGAGCTTACAGAAGAGTATGACACCACTAGAAACCAGCTAAACAATGCAATCCCATCAGTTCGTATTTCAAAGAGGTAAATACCAAAGCTATTTGTGTTTTGACGAGTGTCTACATCTATTTATTTGCTTCTTTCTGTAGTGTTGGTTCGTTGCTTTTCTTTTCATCTTGATACATAGGTAGCTAATTTAACACCCTTTTTTTTGCCAATTTTTTATGGGTGTTTATGTTAGATTTCTTGATGTGTACCAAGGAGACAGGAAATGCTCAGCATTTGCATACTGCACATTACAAAATAATTGTATGTAAGGAGCATTAGTTTATAGATAATAATTCATTTCTTCCATGTACATGACTCAgaagattaaaaaaattattgatGTAGGTTATTTATGCTGTATCAGATATTTAAACCTCAAATTTCATACAATATATCCACCTGAACTGTTAGACAGAGAATAGGAGAGAATCattgcttgtattcctccaaccctagaagggtgggtatatttAACacatatacatgggcctcttaATGGGCcactatacatgggctcaatatactccaacaccctcccgcagtctgaactaccggcgcagcggtgttcaagactggataacaagaaagccaacaccctcCCGCAgcctgaactaccggcgcagcggcgttcaagactggacaagaagagagtacaaagggcaaataccccccccccctcccccgcagccacaactagccaccggctacgttgaggctggagcgaaactccgagaaggtcgaggagggcagtcctttggtgaagatgtcagcaaactgggaggtagtcggtacatggagtacccgaacatcgccgatggcgactctatcgcgcacgaagtgtaggtcgatctccacatgcttcgtccgctgatgctggacggggttggtggagagatacacggcgctgacgttgtcgcagtagacaagCGTGCTctcggcgagcgggctgtggagctccgccaagagctgtcgtagccaggacgcctccgccacgccgttagcgacaacccggtactccgcctcggcactggagcgggagacaaccggctgccgcttggacgaccaggagaccaggttgccgcccaggaagacggcgtagccggaagtggagcgacgagtgtccgggcagccagcacagtcagcgtcggtgtagaccaccagctcagcagaggacgagcggtgaagtaccaggccgaggtccacagtgccacggacgtaccggaggagacgcttcagcgcagcaaggtgtgactcccgaggatcatgcatatggagacagacctgctgaacagcgtaggtgaggtccggcctagtcaaggtgaggtactgcaaagcgccggccagactctggtaggcagtaggatcagccaccggatcacccagatcagcagacagcttcgcctgagtgtcgacaggagtggagcagggcttgcaatcagtcatcccagcccgctccaggatatcgagggcgtactgccgctggtgaaggagaagaccagacgggtgaggctcaacagtgacgcccaagaagtggtggagctgaccaagatccttcatagcgaactcctgctgaagagaggagatgacactctgaagtaactgctgactggaggctgtgagcacaatgtcgtcgacgtatagcagcagatatgcagtctagtccccacggcggtaggtaaagagagacgtgtcagacttggcctcggtgaaccccaatgtcagcaagaacgtggcgaaccgagagtaccaagcccgagctgactgcttcagtccatagagcgacttgttgagccggcagaccatatccggacgactcgagtccacaaatcccgctggctgagagcaatatacagtctctgacaaggtgccgtgaagaaatgcattcttcacgtccagctggtgcacaggccaagtgcgcgagatcgcaagcgagaggaccgtgcgcaccgtagcaggcttcacgaccggactgaaggtctcatcatagtccactccaggccgctgagtgaacccccggagaacccagcgagccttatagcgctccagtgtgccatcagctcgacgcttatgcgtccagatccacttgccagtcaccacattgcaaccagacggacgcggcacgaggtcccacgtctggttggcaagaagagccgcgtactcctcttccatcgcgcgacgccagtgaggatccgccaaggcgtcgcggacagaggagggtaccggagagacccgcgactctccctcggtggcggagagagtcgcggcctgggacgccatccgccgagtcaccatgggatggatatgccgatgatcccgatggatgaccggcgggtggtacacctccggctcggctcgagagggagccagaggaggcggcggcggcgacggctccggcgtcggcgtcgcaggagcctccggagcaggaggcggtgccagtgtcggcgccgaacgacgccggtacacctgcaccgtctcagcgtaccgctgcggcgccgggttcggcgccgagcgacgccggtacacctgcaccggctgagcgtaccgctcaggtgcaggggacggcaccggggccgcgcgtggcgcagcgggagacaccgggtccgcgcgcggcacgaccggaggtccgagggccgcgtgtggcgcgaccgcgggcaccggggccgcactCAGCGCAGCAGGTATCACCGGAAACGGTGCCGGCGTCCCGGGAAAACCTGttggaaaaggacagacaggtaacggtggctgaaccaccgggtcagtcggaaacagagacgccagctcggggtcaggagaaggcgTAGAGGCGgtagagtaggggaaatccgactcgtcaaagacgacgtgtcgggagatctgaacgcggcgagaggtgaggtcaaagcatcggtaccccttgtggtcagaggagtaaccaaggaacacacaacgagtcgagcggggcgccagcttgtgaggagcggtggcggaggtgttagggtaacacgcacacccgaaaaCCCGAAGGTGATcatagcgaggaggggtaccgaagagagcgtggtgtggagtgggagcaggagaagcagtggtgggaaggcggttgagcaagtaggtggcggtgtggaggctctcagcccagaagcgcgggggcagagaagcctggatcagaagggtgcgcacgacgtcgttcgtcgtgcgaatcatccgctcagccttgccgttctgaggagaggtatacgaacaagacatacgcagttgaacaccccgagagaggaagaaggaacgggaggtgaagttatcgaactcacgcccgttgtcacactggacggccttaacggtgaggccgaactgagtggacacccaggcaaagaagtggaggagggtggggaaggtctcagacttggcgcgcaaaggaaacatccaagagtagtgcgagaagtcatcgaccaccaccagatagtacttgtaaccagaaaggctaagtacaggagaggtccacaggtcacagtgaataaggtcaaatgcatgcgtcgcatgcgaagaagaagaagaaaaagagaggcgaacatgacgaccgagctggcacgcatggcagaggggctcagcaggagccctagtaccaggaacatcggcactacgactgagctgagccagaacgtcgcggccagggtgaccaagacggcggtgccaggtggtggaagacggcgtcgcggcaaaagcggcagaccaagacggccagggcaaagaaggcgagagtggtgcagcggaagaaggaaggcgaagagtgtaaaggggccccgtgctgtcacaccggagtagcggacgccgggaggccgaatcctttacagtgaggccgaATCCtcaatggaacaagaattgtcagctgtaaactgacgaatggaaagaaggttatgaaccatctgaggagcaacaaggacattgggaagacgaaaggagccaggagcagaacccacggcggtgacaggaagataagacccgtcaccaaccatgatagaagagggacaagaggggtgtggaagtcggacagaagagaggataccggcatccggggtggtgtggaaggaggcacccgagtcggcgatccactcggtgctgaccggcggcgtccgccccatggcgctgaaggactgcgccagggcggcctggtcccaccccccaggccaggtcggctgctgacTGGGTGGAGTGGGCGGTGTCCAGAACGGCACGAGcgggggagcagcagcggcgagcatggccgccggctggggctgaggacgaggcccaccccgaccctgaaacggccacatcgggatgcgtcctggccatggggcgctgaaggatggccagggcgtacctccagggccaGGAGCACGAGTGGGAGCCGGAATCGGGTCCGGAGTGCCCCGAGCACCACCACCgcgtcccctccgccgccgacgccctcggccgcccccacccccggtctggccggtgagaggagcaccaaggagggggtcgggcGGGTCGATTCAGGGTCCGGATCCAGAGGGCAGAGTCTGGTGGGAGGACGAAGCGTCGTGCTCGGTGAAAGGGACGACGGGCGGGGCAAGGAAGTAGGGCTGCTCCGCGGCGACCCGACAAGTGAGGGCGTCGGCCGCGGAGCGCGCGCGCTCCCAAGTGAGGGTAGCCGCGCGGGcccgctcctgagccgccgtagcctcggacttggcggcgaggagggccgcgccgAGGAGAGGCACCGCAGGCGCAGGAAGAggcgccgcgggcgcggccatGGATGGCGTGGGCACCGCGCCGGGAGGCATACCAAAGGCCGGCAATGACTGAGGACAGCGGACGGCGGGCGCCGCGGTTGACCTCCGGCGTCTGTGGCGCCTGCGACCATGGCGAGCGCGCCTGCGTGGCGCGCGCGTCGGCGGGAGTGGCCGCGCGCTGCACCGCAGCGGGCTCTGGCGTCAGCGCGCGGTGCTCGCGTGGGCGCGGGGCGACGCGCCGCGCGCGTTGTCAGCGCCGCGGCGCACGCGGTGCACGGGCGCTGCTCGGCGGCGGGTTGCTGCGGGCGGCGGGCAGATGGGCCGGCGCGGCAGGGGCCGGATGGGCCGCAGGAGGGACTGGCGGCCCAGGACGAAGGACCAGCTGCGGCCCAAGAAGGGGCGGCACATCTACCCCACCACCAGAGGAGCatccggccacggccacggcagAGCAGAGAGCGTTCCACCACGGTCTCCACAGGTGCTGGCGCTGCCGCCGACCAGCGAGCtgcggccggcgccggagggATGGGCCGCAGACCccgcggcgcgctcgcgctcggcggctgggcggcggcgcgctcgcgctcggcggctagggcggcggcggcggcggatccgggctCCCCGCCCTGGGGCCacgcggcgcgctcgcgctcggcggctagggcggcggatccgggcTCCCCGCCCTGGGGCCACCCGCGCAGAGCCGGGGAGGGTGCCCCGCCGGCACCAGAGGCTGCGCTCGCGCCCaggacggcggcagcggcggccggaacCAGAGAAGGAAGGGCGGACGCGCGCGGCGCACGGTCCTGGGGCCACGCGTGCGGCGCAAGggcgccggcagcagcagaggagagaggagaggagaggggcggcggcgccagaggccagccggccatggctgccggcggcAGTAGCGGCGGCTAGAGgtaggaggagagaggagggctAGCTGATACCATGTTAGACGGAGAATAGGAGAGAATCattgcttgtattcctccaaccctagaagggtgggtatatataacacctatacatgggcctcttaATGGGCcactatacatgggctcaatatactccaataTGAACTAGCTTGTTTAGTTTTTTGAATTTTCTATGGCTCTCGTTAGATATAAATACTGTATATTTTTTGTTGAGAATAATTAGACTCACTGAATTATTGCAACAAATTCGGTAATatgtttaaattttgatttggCAGAAGGTGTCATATGGGGCACAACAGAGACTTGTATAATCATACAAGCATGTCTATATGTAGTCTACTTCTCTCTTTGCATCTCTTATGCTATATCTTTTGACGTAAATATTTCTCTGCAGAAAATGTTCAGTAGGTGATGAGTGTGTTCAAAATTCAACTTGCTGTATCACAGTGGTAGCACAAGCTGAATCCAACTCCATGGCCCAGTTGGACACTATCAAGAAAAGAGTGATTCCAATCCTGCTGGATACACTACTGAAAGGTTGTTATGGTTTGGTACCTTTTTTACAAAATATATCCCATATATCTATTGTGACTTTCCTGTAGAACTTAGAAATCATGATCTTAGCTATAGGATTCCTTTCTAAGCTGCAGTGAAGGAGGTAAAATATTTCCAGGTGCACCTTGTATGGCTGTGTGTTTTCTGACGCTTTGTGAAACCATAGTTCGGTTCATGTGGCTTTTTATTATTCTAATATCACATGATTTTGTAGCAACAGATTGTATTGGCTTAAACAGACACGATAAATTTAGCTATGATATTAGTCCATACTGCAATTGTGATTTGAAGTTTGGTTGATTCGAGATCTGTAGATATATAGAGATTATATATAGAGATCTTAGGAATGTATCAAGTGCAAACCACCCATTTGCTAGCACAAGCTAAGCCCACTAGATTTGGGAATGAAAGCAATTAACAAtcctaaaaaaaaattatagtcaGTTATCGATGTGCATGCTGCTTCATAAGTCCAGACAGTCAGACACACTTTCTGCTTGGAAAATAAAGTAGTTTTTTTTACGGAGACAAAAAAGCAAAGGTACCCCTATTTGTTTCCCAGTTGACTCGATGATTGAAATTTTTGTTGGTGGTTGATCACATTTCAGATATATTTACAGATCTTTTAGGAACTTCTCATGTTAACTTGCTGTTCGTTTGGATTGTTGCACTAGACTAAATAGTAGGTTACACAAAGTTACAGATAATGCCTGTGCCAGAGGTTCAAAATCTGACTTGCTATCACCCATGACCAAGTTGAACAAGTCACACCAATAAACCAACTTACTTGGCAAGGAATTGAATGTGTTAACCACTCTGCACCAAGTTATACCGATTCTATGGATGGTTTTGAGAAATCTTATCTTCCTTCAAAAGACTATTCCTTTTAGTATAGTGCGGCAGATCATCAGGTGATGTTTTACAAACTTGGGTAAAAGGGAATCTTCCTCAGATGCTCATTTTGATGATCTGGGAGTTGGCTCTGGACTGAAGCTATCACCAGCCAGAAATTGCTATTGTATTTAAGTTTTCCCTAGAAAACAACACTCTTGAAGATCAAATTTGTCGTACTTATTGGTATGTCTATTATTCTGAtaatatttgatttttttactaCTCAGTTTTATTTCCTGTGCAGGTTTTTTGGAATTTAAGGATGTTGAGATCCAGTGTCAGCATGATGGTGAACTTCTTGTGAAAGTTGGCATGTCTGAGCATTGCAAGGCTGGGAGGTTCTGGGCTACTCTACAAAATGCTTGCATTCCAGTAATGGAGTTGATTGACTGGGAGCAGAGTCAACCAAAGAATGTATATGATATTTTCTGTTCATATGGCATAGACTCGGCATGGAAATGTTTTGTTGAAGTATGTGCCCCTATATTTGTCGCCATTGGTTTTCGTTTCACTTGTTGATGAAGATTTATGTTTGATGTTGCTCAAGCTTGATTGCCTGCTATCATTTCatctgtagaatttgattttACTTGTTctattttcagtatttaaaatCAGTAATGGCTGATATTGGAAGGAATGTTCGTCGGGAGCACTTACTAGTTGTTGCAGATAGCTTGTCTGTGACTGGGCAGTTCCATGCATTAAGCAGTCAAGGTTTAAAGCAGCAGCACACTCGGTTATCAATCTCATCTCCATTTTCTGAAGCATGTTTTTCTGTGAGTAATCTGTGATTTAACTAATTTGGTTTACATGAATTGACTGTTTAAGTGCTCCCATCCTATTGTGATTTTATCATGCTTTCTGCAGAGGCCTGCACAAAGTTTTATAAATGCTGCAAAGCAATGCTCAGTGGACAATTTGTGTGGAAGTCTAGATGCAATTGCTTGGGGCAAAGAGCCTTTCAATGGGACGTCAGGGCCTTTTGAAATTATGCATGTGGGAAAGGTGTGTAAACGCGCTACCAGAGTAACACATGCACAATATTTTCAAGATATACTTAAACGCACTCCCAGAGTGACAATGACAGTCTTTCGGGGGGCTTGATTAGCATCTAGCCACCACACCAATAGTTACCGTACTGCTTTATAATTGTGGAATTTACTTTTCCCAGAAGCTGGGATAGGTTATTTATAATTCTTTTCTCTCAATTTCGTGCATACTATTGTTTATTGGCCTCCATGCTTCTTGATTGTTTATGGATATTTAACAAAGAgtgtttgttttttatttttttacaataTCAATGTTAGCTCTTCATGATGTTTCGACTG from Panicum virgatum strain AP13 chromosome 9K, P.virgatum_v5, whole genome shotgun sequence encodes:
- the LOC120650298 gene encoding DNA-directed RNA polymerase IV subunit 1-like isoform X3; this translates as MELNHELPRATLNAIKFDLMTSTDMEKLSSISIIEVSDVTSPKLGLPNGSPQCETCGSQSERDCDGHFGVTKLAATVHNPYFIDEVVHFLNQICPGCLSPRESMYLKRLESEPVRTTCKYCSKDGSKLYPSVIFRTLSSPRVLLSKSKLHRSPSVMERISIVAEASDRVSNKSKGKGLLEGLPQDYWDFVPSENQQLQSTMTKIILSPYQVFHMLKKSDPELIKQFVSRRELLFLSCLPVTPNCHRVVEIGYGLSDGRLTFDDRTKAYKRMVDVSRRIDDYRQHPQFSVLASSLVSSRVSECLKSSKLYSRKTEGETTTDTYGMKWLKDAVLSKRSDNAFRSIMVGDPKIRLWEIGIPEGLASNLVVSEHVSSYNLENMNLKCNLHLLAKEELFIRRNGKLMFIRKANQLEVGDIAYRPLQDGDLILINRPPSVHQHSLIALSTKILPIQSVVSINPLCCTPFLGDFDGDCLHGYIPQSIQSRIELGELVSLHQQLLNMQDGRSLVSLTHDSLAAAHLLTSTDVFLKKSELQQLQMLCLSVSKTPAPAVVKSMDFQGSLWTGKQLFSMLLPSGMNFSCDRKLHIIDSEVLTCSSGSSWLQNSTSGLFSVMFKQYGHKALDFLSSAQEVLCEFLTMRGLSVSLSDLYMFSDHYSRRKLTEGVKLALDEAEEAFQIKQILLDPINIPVLKCHDETEDVTYRQSDYIQNNLSIVRSSIMAFKDVFSDLLKMVQQQVSNDNSMMVMINAGSKGSMLKYAQQTACVGLQLPASKFPFRIPSQLSCTSWNMQKSLNCEAEGTNGRVGGQNLYAVIRHSFIEGLNPLECLLHAISGRANFFSEHADVPGTLTRKLMYHLRDLHVAYDGTVRSSYGQHITQFSYDTADDMYCNRDRIDEIGAPVGSWAASSVSEAAYGALDHPVNGLEDSPLMNLQEVFKCHKATNSGDHAGLLFLSKHLKKYRYGLEYASLEVKNHLERVNFSDLVETVMIIYDGCETTRKGGPWTTHFHISKEMMKKKRLGLGFVVEELTEEYDTTRNQLNNAIPSVRISKRKCSVGDECVQNSTCCITVVAQAESNSMAQLDTIKKRVIPILLDTLLKGFLEFKDVEIQCQHDGELLVKVGMSEHCKAGRFWATLQNACIPVMELIDWEQSQPKNVYDIFCSYGIDSAWKCFVEYLKSVMADIGRNVRREHLLVVADSLSVTGQFHALSSQGLKQQHTRLSISSPFSEACFSRPAQSFINAAKQCSVDNLCGSLDAIAWGKEPFNGTSGPFEIMHVGKPHEPEENESIYGFLCDPAVRNFEKNHMDTCRHSTENSLRCRLACKSNGNATVNGGDITIDQGFLHAKVGVWNNIIDMRTSLQNMLREYPLNGYVMEPDKSLLVEALKFHPKGAEKIGVGVKEIKIGLNPSHPGTRCFILLRNDDTTEDFSYNKCVQGAANSISPQLGSYFEKKLYRRG